In Gigantopelta aegis isolate Gae_Host chromosome 14, Gae_host_genome, whole genome shotgun sequence, the following proteins share a genomic window:
- the LOC121389111 gene encoding cAMP and cAMP-inhibited cGMP 3',5'-cyclic phosphodiesterase 10A-like, producing MTSHSHMEMSQLPSWNFIASSVFTYLKSNPKILDKIILSLSTQKIQYLLHIQEIRWNSEKSSRSVQGSRYDIQKRQQLASIKIQSQYFSRESRHSGHKKLLFDASDVLANTFLVDWFSLYLPCNNNMNLYEYNADGSQTFSGPVDKGSTVSAEAAFLCETLMVRNLPKDGRYPKGVGHPERAVHNVLSIPVVLPSGEMLCVIELCRNRLKKPFTKHDIVIANWFLGWMSCSLHQASKNKVLDIHSKLNDLLLGCTNEEQSNTHGKVSIDHLVEKILLFGKTLVHADRCAMFLVNEDHDQLYADHFYEYFPEGGKRVFHSAKRVRFSHKRGIAGHVYTNGKTVNISNVYDDDRFDPEVDEITGYHMKNMICTPIINRRDVVGIIAIINSLEKDHFTNADINTLKHYVRYCAVVLHNSRIQNELRVSKKQCNVTLKIFQYHIVMSGGEPTVANIKKLPNKIPRSIFDYDFKPYLYERQLPQLFCFMVIDIFGTETFEVAKISRFVHTVMQNYKPLAYHNWMHGFQVAHAIYCMIKTNGDIFTTQEAMALLIAGVCHDIDHRAYGSVFSEDPDLTLADLYGTSVMTEYSYDFTVTILQLEGHDIFSFLPPYEYRDMLLMISEAITASDLSHYYNNQTRILQMMKNRTFDINNDQCRRVLKALMMTAADLSSAAMQWDTQEDLVTRICDEFSMYKQTKRRYSLKAIDLNYEDKSPQEQVDFLLLICKPLYTTVVNILPGTKPLLEGTMSNLANWQKVADEKERQRMLDESIVFFD from the coding sequence TATCCAGAAGCGTCAACAACTTGCATCTATCAAAATACAGAGCCAATATTTTTCAAGAGAAAGCAGACACTCGGGTCATAAAAAGCTGCTTTTTGATGCTTCTGACGTTTTGGCAAACACGTTCCTAGTCGATTGGTTTTCGTTGTACCTTCCATGCAACAACAACATGAATCTGTATGAATATAACGCCGACGGTAGCCAGACGTTCTCCGGTCCTGTTGACAAGGGAAGCACCGTGTCTGCCGAAGCAGCTTTCCTCTGTGAAACGTTAATGGTAAGAAACCTACCGAAAGATGGCAGGTATCCAAAGGGTGTGGGACATCCAGAGAGAGCTGTCCACAATGTTCTTTCAATTCCCGTAGTCTTACCTTCAGGTGAAATGCTTTGTGTAATAGAACTTTGCAGGAATAGATTAAAGAAACCATTTACTAAACATGACATTGTAATTGCCAACTGGTTTCTTGGATGGATGAGTTGTTCTTTGCATCAAGCATCTAAAAACAAAGTACTTGACATCCATTCAAAACTTAACGATTTACTCTTGGGGTGTACTAACGAAGAACAGTCCAACACCCACGGTAAGGTGTCCATTGACCACCTTGTTGAAAAAATCTTACTATTCGGCAAAACACTGGTGCATGCTGACAGGTGTGCGATGTTTTTGGTCAATGAGGACCACGATCAGTTGTATGCAGATCATTTTTACGAATATTTCCCCGAGGGAGGCAAACGCGTGTTTCACTCTGCAAAACGAGTTCGCTTTTCGCACAAACGTGGAATTGCCGGTCACGTGTACACTAATGGCAAAACTGTCAACATTTCCAACGTTTATGATGATGACCGTTTTGACCCAGAAGTTGACGAAATAACCGGTTATCACATGAAGAATATGATTTGCACGCCAATCATTAACAGACGTGACGTAGTGGGAATAATTGCAATCATCAACAGTCTTGAAAAAGATCATTTTACAAACGCAGACATAAACACTTTAAAGCATTATGTACGTTAttgtgcagtggtcttacataATTCCAGGATACAAAACGAGCTTCGTGTATCTAAAAAACAGTGCAACGTGactttgaaaatatttcagTATCATATTGTCATGTCGGGAGGTGAACCTACTGTAGCGAATATAAAGAAGCTACCTAATAAGATTCCACGTTCAATTTTTGACTATGACTTCAAACCATATCTATATGAAAGGCAGTTACCACAGTTATTCTGTTTTATGGTGATTGATATATTTGGAACAGAAACCTTTGAAGTTGCTAAGATTAGCAGGTTTGTTCACACTGTCATGCAAAACTACAAACCATTGGCCTATCATAATTGGATGCACGGGTTCCAGGTGGCGCATGCTATATACTGTATGATCAAAACAAATGGAGATATTTTCACAACACAAGAAGCAATGGCTCTGCTTATTGCTGGAGTTTGTCACGACATAGACCACCGTGCCTATGGCAGTGTGTTCAGTGAAGACCCCGATCTAACCCTGGCGGACCTGTACGGGACATCGGTGATGACGGAGTATAGCTATGACTTTACTGTCACAATTCTGCAGTTAGAAGGTcatgatatattttcatttcttccTCCATACGAGTACAGGGATATGTTACTGATGATTAGCGAAGCGATTACTGCCTCAGATTTGTCTCATTACTATAACAACCAAACACGGATATTGCAAATGATGAAAAACAGAacgtttgacatcaataatGACCAGTGTAGGAGAGTGCTCAAGGCGCTAATGATGACGGCAGCCGACCTGTCTTCAGCTGCTATGCAGTGGGATACACAGGAAGATTTGGTGACTCGCATTTGTGATGAATTTTCCatgtacaaacaaacaaaaaggagATATTCTTTGAAAGCTATAGACCTGAATTACGAAGATAAAAGTCCTCAAGAACAAGTTGATTTTCTCCTGCTCATATGTAAGCCGCTGTACACTACAGTGGTAAATATTCTTCCGGGCACTAAACCTTTATTGGAAGGCACTATGTCAAATTTGGCAAATTGGCAGAAAGTTGCGGACGAGAAGGAGAGGCAGAGAATGTTGGATGAAAGCATTGTTTTCTTTGACTGA